The following coding sequences lie in one Apium graveolens cultivar Ventura chromosome 3, ASM990537v1, whole genome shotgun sequence genomic window:
- the LOC141712024 gene encoding F-box protein At1g10780 — MEDLPDALVQYIVSYMNNAKDVACCNSVSKRWKDSMPYLKSLYFPRNIFDNLSAGNTPDRVITQMVSSICRLETLIVYCPFTSVGLASWLLAQGAFIRNLELRMDCLADHQACTESPSKLDCLRAASNVESLRLWGVLMMQSPNWDSFLKLRSLEIVGARLEDAALADSLKACPNLTHLSLLGCEGLSSVSIELLQLQQCKLDFYGLGNCSLSLTSPKLESLEVQGCGWLRVPETKCLRTLCISNITGRVYMVDFGKFSALESLSIRGVQWCWDAVSKILQLASEVKYLYMKVEFTGDFQDLLPFPEIDFVEFFNNHPKLQKFDIHGAMFAALCQKNSLRNIDSRFVIPCLEEVVVTVRSPLNAEQKMSTLESLVKYGKNLKKMTIKILQMKSNHSSADDFFEEICRFRYMNRKIISIE; from the exons ATGGAAGACCTTCCTGATGCTCTTGTTCAGTACATTGTATCTTACATGAACAATGCCAAGGATGTGGCGTGTTGTAACTCTGTCTCGAAGAGATGGAAGGACTCAATGCCGTATCTCAAGAGTTTGTACTTTCCTCGGAACATTTTTGATAACCTGTCGGCAGGAAACACACCTGACCGTGTTATTACGCAGATGGTGTCGTCAATTTGTCGACTAGAGACACTTATTGTTTATTGTCCTTTCACAAGTGTTGGCCTTGCGTCATGGCTATTGGCACAAGGAGCATTTATAAGGAATCTTGAGCTTCGGATGGATTGTCTTGCTGACCACCAGGCCTGTACTGAATCTCCCTCTAAGTTGGATTGTTTAAGGGCTGCATCGAATGTGGAATCGCTGAGGCTTTGGGGTGTTTTAATGATGCAGTCCCCAAATTGGGATTCTTTTCTGAAGCTGAGGAGTCTTGAAATTGTTGGAGCGAGATTGGAGGATGCTGCATTGGCAGATTCGCTCAAGGCGTGTCCTAACTTGACACACCTTTCTTTACTTGGTTGCGAGGGATTGAGTTCTGTCTCAATTGAGCTTCTACAGCTGCAGCAATGCAAGCTTGATTTTTATGGCTTAGGCAATTGTTCACTTTCTCTTACCTCTCCCAAGCTTGAATCCCTTGAGGTACAAGGTTGTGGCTGGCTTCGGGTTCCTGAGACCAAATGCTTGAGGACTCTCTGTATTTCCAACATTACTG GGAGAGTTTACATGGTTGATTTTGGAAAATTTTCGGCCCTTGAGTCCTTATCCATCAGAGGGGTACAATGGTGCTGGGATGCAGTAAGTAAAATACTTCAACTGGCTAGTGAAGTGAAATATCTTTACATGAAGGTGGAATTCACAGGAGATTTTCAGGACCTTCTTCCCTTTCCAGAGATTGACTTTGTTGAATTCTTCAATAATCATCCGAAGTTGCAGAAATTTGACATTCATGGTGCGATGTTTGCTGCTCTTTGCCAGAAGAACAGCCTACGAAAT ATTGATTCAAGGTTTGTGATTCCTTGCTTGGAGGAGGTAGTGGTCACGGTCAGGTCACCGCTTAATGCTGAACAGAAAATGAGCACTCTCGAGTCTTTAGTCAAGTATGGAAAGAATCTAAAGAAGATGACCATTAAAATTCTTCAGATGAAGAGCAACCATAGCAGTGCAGATGACTTTTTTGAAGAGATTTGCAGGTTCAGATACATGAACCGCAAGATTATTTCCATAGAATAA
- the LOC141710644 gene encoding transmembrane emp24 domain-containing protein p24delta3-like → MIIKRVDHKYKLMLKLAMMMMVVIMLVERSEGVWLNLPVDGTKCLSEEIQSNVVVLGDYIVDDSEGYNPAVSVRVTSPYGNTLHTKENVAHGQFAFTTKEAGQYLACFWTDRVANGDLTLNLDWRTGIAAKDWESVAKKEKIEGVELELKKLEGAVEAIHGNLLYLRRRESEMRIVNELTNSRVAWYSLMSLGVCIVVSVLQITHLKRFFQKKKLI, encoded by the exons ATGATCATTAAAAGGGTTGATCACAAATACAAATTGATGCTTAAATTGGCAATGATGATGATGGTTGTTATAATGCTGGTTGAGAGGAGTGAAGGGGTGTGGCTAAACTTACCTGTGGATGGAACCAAGTGTCTTTCTGAGGAAATACAGAGCAATGTCGTTGTTCTTGGCGATTACATTGTTGATGATAGTGAGGGTTACAACCCCGCCGTCTCCGTCAGG GTAACATCACCTTATGGGAACACCCTTCACACGAAAGAAAATGTGGCACATGGTCAATTTGCATTTACCACAAAAGAGGCTGGTCAGTACCTAGCATGTTTCTGGACTGATCGTGTGGCGAATGGAGATCTAACTCTCAACTTGGACTGGAGAACTGGAATAGCTGCAAAGGATTGGGAATCAGTTGCCAAAAAAGAGAAGATTGAG GGTGTTGAACTTGAATTGAAAAAACTTGAAGGAGCAGTGGAGGCCATCCATGGAAATCTACTATACTTGAGAAGGAG AGAGTCTGAGATGCGAATAGTGAATGAACTCACAAATTCTAGAGTAGCATGGTACAGTCTTATGTCCTTGGGTGTCTGCATTGTGGTTTCGGTTTTACAGATAACACACTTGAAGCGTTTTTTTCAGAAGAAGAAACTAATCTAG